From the Drechmeria coniospora strain ARSEF 6962 chromosome 02, whole genome shotgun sequence genome, the window GGAATATCCGTCCACCGCAGCCGGCAGAACATGGGCATCAAGCTGGCCCACAGGATGAGGCAGGTCTTGGGAGAGGAAGGCATTCGTGAGATTGACGTCGGTACGTCACCAGTCACCCAATTCCCGCCCTCGAGCATTTCGTCCGCCGTCTGCGCTTCATTGTGTCGTCGGTCGATGTCGCTGACCCAACTTTTCAAGTCATTCCCATACCAGAGGTCAGTCATCTCCACCAACCCTCAACATCTCGTCACGGTTATGGCTAACAACCGTCTCGCGACCAGACAAGCGATACGGCCGCTGGCACCTTGGCCAAGGAGCTCGCGAAACCGCTCTCCAACGCGTTTGTGAAGAATCGATACATACACCGCACATTCATCGTatgtctcggccgtcgtggaATGCTCCAGGCGAATGCATCGGCTGATTATTGGACGAATCTAGCTTCCCGGCCAGAAGGCACGACAAAAAAGCGTTCGCCGCAAGCTCTCGGCCATCGCGGTGGAGTTCAAAGGCAAGGTCGTCTGCCTCGTGGACGACAGCATTGTGCGAGGCACCACTTCACGAGAGATTGTACGTATCTCGTTGCCAAATTCACAAGCAGCGGCGAGGGCTAATCCGCTTTGTGCATCCAGGTGCAAATGGTCAAGGAATGCGAGGCAAAGAAGATTATCATTGTGTCTTGCAGTCCCGAGATCACGCATCCGCATATCGTAAGTGTTGGGCCATGGCTCCAGGCTGGCACGACCAGCAGCTAATCGAGTCGTCGTAGCACGGCATTGACCTTGCCGATCCGGCCCGTACGTTTGACCCTCGGATGCATGGTGGAGTGGAATAAGCTAACCAAGGGCCGTCCAGAACTCCTCGCTCACCGCAGGACGTTGCAACAGATGACCGACGTACTTCAGTGCGATGCTTTGGTCTTCCAAACACTCGAGGATCTGGAAGCGGCTTGCATCGAAGCAGGAAACAAAAAATGCAAGGTCACTTCTTTCGAGATTGGCGTCTTCTGCGGTCAATACAAGACACCCGTTCCCACCGATTATTTCGAGCGTTCGGGCCGCGAAGCCGGGAAGCCATCGGCGAAGCACGTGGGGGCGAGGGATGAAGCGAGAGATGCCaccgccgtccttgtcgcGAGCAGCGGCCCTACCATGGTGCCGCAGGAGGCCTCGAGCGAGGAGCGCTCCAAGGCCTTGGAGAATCGAGAAGACATCAGGTGCGTGCGAGGACAAAGCGACGTTTGCATGTGATTGCTAATGGTCACCATGACAGTCTCTACAACCTT encodes:
- a CDS encoding amidophosphoribosyltransferase, whose product is MCGVSAILLGDSKATSAAVDLHESLYYLQHRGQDAAGIAVCQGGRVHMCKGNGMASKVFDEGRRVTTATMPGFMGSEAQPFYVNSPYGLSMSVNGNLVNTPNLVRFLDHEARRHVNTDSDSELLLNVFAHALSELGKSRANVEDVFTALREVFPVYLGSGPLQNVSSYLYLSIGSDENGIRPLCLGSRPSETVEGAMDYCLASESIALSQLGFKDIVDILPGQAVFLKKDGTPQFSQIVEMKSYSPDLFEYLYLARPDCWIDGISVHRSRQNMGIKLAHRMRQVLGEEGIREIDVVIPIPETSDTAAGTLAKELAKPLSNAFVKNRYIHRTFILPGQKARQKSVRRKLSAIAVEFKGKVVCLVDDSIVRGTTSREIVQMVKECEAKKIIIVSCSPEITHPHIHGIDLADPAQLLAHRRTLQQMTDVLQCDALVFQTLEDLEAACIEAGNKKCKVTSFEIGVFCGQYKTPVPTDYFERSGREAGKPSAKHVGARDEARDATAVLVASSGPTMVPQEASSEERSKALENREDISLYNLASRT